A genomic window from Misgurnus anguillicaudatus unplaced genomic scaffold, ASM2758022v2 HiC_scaffold_29, whole genome shotgun sequence includes:
- the LOC141362919 gene encoding coiled-coil domain-containing protein 137-like isoform X1 encodes MKTEKQHKQQKNEKSIGTKKLKKNANPESDDHLQQIPHRLREIMKSKEKMKMTSRQRKKASLSKLEAGQQGDIPVPHFRKRNNESKKAYVRRMTEESEHVLFLTNNQIDRKPETELPKEEEQTEEKKSAKKKGLSRGKLKLEKKKLVQREKQEEKDMFKDEVPFGEVAMAPPSLSVKPKKATVKPKGASKGLLLNSLLGHSPVSVNKPSMARKRIMEEERERVVQLYRQMKKKQRDKHEKDRAGKIFM; translated from the exons atgaaaacagaaaaacaacacaaacaacagaAGAATGAGAAGTCTATCGG TACAAAGAAGCTAAAGAAGAATGCTAACCCAGAATCAGATGACCACCTCCAGCAGATCCCTCACCGTTTGCGTGAAATCATGAAGAGTAAAGAAAAGATGAAAATGACCTCACGACAAAGAAAGAAAG CATCTTTGTCAAAGCTGGAAGCAGGACAACAAGGAGACATTCCGGTTCCACACTTCCGCAAAAGGAATAACGAATCAAAGAAAGCTTATGTCCGTCGCATGACAGAGGAGAGCGAGCACGTACTCTTCCTTACCAACAACCAGATAGACCGCAAGCCAGAGACAGAGCTGCCGAAAGAAGAAGAACAGACAGAGGAAAAGAAATCGGCTAAAAAGAAAGG gttaagtCGAGGAAAACTAAAACTAGAAAAGAAAAAATTAGTTCAGCGGGAGAAACAAGAGGAGAAGGACatgtttaaag ATGAAGTACCATTTGGAGAGGTCGCCATGGCGCCACCATCACTAAGTGTGAAACCCAAAAAAGCCACAGTTAAACCCAAG GGGGCATCCAAAGGTCTTCTTCTGAACTCCCTCCTCGGTCACAGTCCCGTGTCTGTAAATAAACCCTCTATGGCGAGGAAGAGGATAATGGAggaggagagagaaagagtagTGCAGCTGTACAGACAGATGAAAAAGAAACAGAGAGACAAACATGAGAAGGACAGAGCTGGGAAGATTTTCATGTGA
- the LOC141362919 gene encoding coiled-coil domain-containing protein 137-like isoform X2, which produces MKSKEKMKMTSRQRKKASLSKLEAGQQGDIPVPHFRKRNNESKKAYVRRMTEESEHVLFLTNNQIDRKPETELPKEEEQTEEKKSAKKKGLSRGKLKLEKKKLVQREKQEEKDMFKDEVPFGEVAMAPPSLSVKPKKATVKPKGASKGLLLNSLLGHSPVSVNKPSMARKRIMEEERERVVQLYRQMKKKQRDKHEKDRAGKIFM; this is translated from the exons ATGAAGAGTAAAGAAAAGATGAAAATGACCTCACGACAAAGAAAGAAAG CATCTTTGTCAAAGCTGGAAGCAGGACAACAAGGAGACATTCCGGTTCCACACTTCCGCAAAAGGAATAACGAATCAAAGAAAGCTTATGTCCGTCGCATGACAGAGGAGAGCGAGCACGTACTCTTCCTTACCAACAACCAGATAGACCGCAAGCCAGAGACAGAGCTGCCGAAAGAAGAAGAACAGACAGAGGAAAAGAAATCGGCTAAAAAGAAAGG gttaagtCGAGGAAAACTAAAACTAGAAAAGAAAAAATTAGTTCAGCGGGAGAAACAAGAGGAGAAGGACatgtttaaag ATGAAGTACCATTTGGAGAGGTCGCCATGGCGCCACCATCACTAAGTGTGAAACCCAAAAAAGCCACAGTTAAACCCAAG GGGGCATCCAAAGGTCTTCTTCTGAACTCCCTCCTCGGTCACAGTCCCGTGTCTGTAAATAAACCCTCTATGGCGAGGAAGAGGATAATGGAggaggagagagaaagagtagTGCAGCTGTACAGACAGATGAAAAAGAAACAGAGAGACAAACATGAGAAGGACAGAGCTGGGAAGATTTTCATGTGA
- the LOC129436574 gene encoding BTB/POZ domain-containing protein 17 — MVNFFGKSIIYLANLCVAVHFLNGSVDGAALKHEATLEISAATINHSMALVQRMEALLNHGNGSDVTLHVQTVNTDEVKVIQVHTLVLSLQSDVFDELLQTRNSSVLTLRETAECAAVFDKFIRYLYCGDITVRLNQAIALHKLASKYHVWDLQQGLTQYMTHHLSSDSPTGHVVGWYQYAMQIGDVALQNSCLQYLSWNLSSVLHSAEWSSVGEELLLNLLQRSDLVLQSELELYEALETWINQNQPSTTTAENALKAIRYAMISPQHLFHLQKKSSLMGKYYESVRDLLFLAFQFHASSPVQLAKYFDVNCSLFTPRNYLSPAWGSPWVINNPTRDDRSFSFPTQLGPSGHDANKRVTWNALFSPRWLPLSVRSSYPEHGSMQPTRTDGGRPRIIITPATSSPDFAGVTFQKTVIVSTRKQGKVVVRHVYNFHQSTEEVGDFLLDADLQRRTSEYLIDSSLYLHIIVKPLYHSLIVAKK; from the exons ATGGTGAACTTCTTTGGAAAGAGCATCATCTATCTGGCGAACCTTTGTGTTGCGGTGCATTTTCTCAATGGGTCAGTGGATGGAG CTGCATTAAAACATGAGGCCACTTTGGAGATCAGTGCTGCAACCATCAACCATTCAATGGCGCTGGTGCAGCGCATGGAGGCCCTGCTGAACCACGGGAATGGCAGCGACGTGACCTTGCATGTTCAAACGGTGAACACGGATGAAGTTAAAGTCATCCAGGTCCACACGCTGGTGTTGAGTCTCCAGAGCGATGTGTTCGATGAGCTGCTTCAGACTCGTAACTCAAGCGTACTGACGCTCAGAGAGACAGCAGAGTGTGCAGCTGTATTTGATAAGTTCATAAG GTATTTATACTGTGGGGACATCACTGTACGTCTGAACCAGGCCATCGCTTTACACAAGCTTGCCAGCAAGTATCACGTTTGGGACCTGCAACAAGGCCTCACCCAATACATGACCCACCATCTGTCAAGTGATTCCCCAACAGGTCACGTGGTTGGTTGGTATCAATATGCAATGCAGATCGGAGATGTTGCTCTGCAAAACAGCTGTCTGCAATATCTGTCCTGGAATCTTTCATCGGTCCTTCACAGCGCTGAGTGGAGTTCTGTCGGTGAGGAACTGTTGCTCAATTTGCTGCAGCGTTCGGACCTGGTTCTGCAGAGCGAACTGGAGCTGTACGAAGCTCTGGAAACCTGGATCAACCAGAACCAGCCTtcaaccacaacagctgaaaATGCACTGAAGGCAATACGCTATGCCATGATCTCACCCCAACATTTGTTCCACCTGCAGAAGAAGTCATCGCTGATGGGGAAATATTACGAATCTGTACGGGATCTGCTCTTCCTCGCCTTCCAGTTCCACGCATCCTCACCCGTGCAACTGGCAAAGTACTTCGACGTCAACTGCAGCCTCTTTACGCCACGCAACTACCTGTCACCCGCCTGGGGATCACCGTGGGTGATCAACAACCCTACAAGAGACGACCGTAGTTTTAGTTTTCCCACTCAGCTTGGACCTAGCGGCCACGACGCCAACAAGCGTGTGACGTGGAACGCCCTGTTCTCCCCCCGATGGCTTCCACTTAGCGTGAGATCCTCGTACCCTGAGCACGGCTCCATGCAGCCCACTCGTACAGATGGTGGGCGTCCGCGCATCATCATCACACCTGCCACCTCGAGTCCGGACTTTGCCGGTGTTACCTTTCAAAAAACCGTTATCGTATCCACCCGGAAGCAGGGGAAGGTTGTGGTACGTCACGTCTACAACTTTCACCAGAGCACAGAGGAGGTGGGCGACTTTTTGTTAGATGCTGACCTGCAGCGCAGAACATCCGAGTACCTCATAGACAGCTCGCTTTACTTGCATATTATCGTCAAACCCCTCTACCACAGCCTCATAGTAGCAAAGAAATAA